DNA sequence from the Streptomyces sp. NBC_01497 genome:
CAGCCCTGGTACTCGGTGCGTGACGTGGCCGCGCCGGTCGGCGGCAGCATGGGTTCCCTCACCTGTTTCCTGCGCGACGGCGACCGGGTGTTCCTCACCTACTCCACGACGGGTCGCGGCAACGAGCCCGTGAGCGGGTTCCTGGCCCTGCTCGACATGACGCCGTACGGTCGCGGCGAGGCGTGGGAGGACCACCCCGAAGGCCGGCCCGAGGGGCGCGGCCCGTGCTGGTACTGGCGCTCCGACGCGGAGGGGAACGCCACCTGGGGTCCGACCAGCCGGCCCGTGCCGCAGTGGACCCGCCCCGGCGCGACCCCCGTGGAGACCCTCGGCCGACACGGCCGGCACTGACGCGCCTTCGTCGACGGGCCGGCCGGCGCCGAGCCTTTCGGCCTCATGGTGCCGGGTCACCTTTTTGACCGGGCTGCCTTCCGCCGGCACGCGCGGGCCCCCAGGCGGGTCGCGGGCGCTCAGGTCAGGTCGCGGGGGCCGTAGAGGGCGTGCGGGTGGTCACTGTGCAGGGCCCAGTACCGGTCGCCGTACGACCAGTGCCACCACTCGGTGGGGTAGTTGACGAGCCCGGCCGCACCGAGCGCCGCGCTCAGCAGGTCGCGGTGCGCGCGGGCCTCGGCGGGGACCGGGGCCTCGGTGTAGCACGCGCCCGCGCTCTCCTCCGGGTTCGCGTTGACCGGGGTGCCCAGGTCCAGTTCGGCGCCGTCCCGTGTCATGAGCGTCAGGTCGACGGCCGCTCCCGCGCTGTGCGGCGCGATCTCCGGCGGGGACACGTACCGGCTGGCGGCGGTGTGGATGCTCGCCGCGGACCAGTCGGGGTGCAGGGCGCGCAGCTCCTCGGCGTACGACTCGAAGTAGTGGCGCTGCAGGACGGGCCGGCGGTATCCCTCCAGGAACAACAGCCGTATCCCGGACGGGAGGTGGTCCTGTGCGGCGACGAGGCGCGCGGCGACGCCCTCCCGCAGGTGCATGTACGCGTTCTGGCGGGCCGCCTGGCGTCCGTCGACGCGCAGGGCTCCACCCCGGTACGTGCGGACGTCCACGAACGGCTCGCCGCACTCCTCGACGGGCACGGAGGTCACCCGGGGATCGGACATGAGGACGACGTCGGTGGTCATGCCGGCGATCCTGCCACCCGGGTGCCGGCGCGGCCCGGTCACCCTCGCCGCCGGGCCCGGCCGTGGTTCGATGGGCTGTCCACAACCTGGGGAGGACACGTGATCCGCGGTGAACCGGTCGCCGAACGCCTGTGGCACGGAGCGGAGTTGACGTCGGTACCGCTCCGCGTGACCTCTCACGCGCGGCGGCGGGCCGGCGACGCCACCGCCGGGCAGCCCGCACCGTGGACGCTGCCCGACTTCACGGTGGACGACGAGGGGCCGGGCGACACCCTGGCCGCCTCGCTCGACGACCCGCTCTCGTCCAGCGGCGGCCGGTACGCCGGTTCCACCTCATGCACCTGGGCGTACGTGGTCCCCTGCGCGCGGGAGTTCTCGTACGCGCGCGGCGACCGCGCGGCACGGGCCGCCGCGGTGGCGTACGCGTGTTCCGCCGGGGTGCCCGAGGACCGACCCGACTGGGAGGACTGAGCGCATGCCGCGCCTCAACGCGTTCAAGCACC
Encoded proteins:
- a CDS encoding M15 family metallopeptidase, encoding MTTDVVLMSDPRVTSVPVEECGEPFVDVRTYRGGALRVDGRQAARQNAYMHLREGVAARLVAAQDHLPSGIRLLFLEGYRRPVLQRHYFESYAEELRALHPDWSAASIHTAASRYVSPPEIAPHSAGAAVDLTLMTRDGAELDLGTPVNANPEESAGACYTEAPVPAEARAHRDLLSAALGAAGLVNYPTEWWHWSYGDRYWALHSDHPHALYGPRDLT